CCTGACTTTAAAGGAAGTCTGAAAGAAATAAAAAGGGGCCGGACTGAACCCGGTCTCCTACAATTTTAAAAAATATTAAATTTTGATAATTTTGTAAAAAATTATAAATACACGATTGACCTATCCACTCCCTTGAGCTGATTGCTATGCCACCAGTCAGATTAAATGCAGTAAAATTCCAGAAGGCAATTATCGACCGTGACATCCTGGTCAGATACCTTGTGGTTATAGACTGGCCTAATGAAAGGCTCGGGGACATCGTCAAGGTCTCCCCGACCAGTGAATTCAACAAATACATCGCACAGATGCTGAACACCTATATCAACAAAAACCAAATCCCGGACATGGAAGTCGCCCCGGCGATAATGAACATGGCCGACGACTATCTTACAGGGAACGATATAGTCCTTAAAGCAGGGGACTATTACGCACTCCAGACTCACTTCAGGAATATGAAGAAGACGGCTGTGAAGAGCACCAAAACAACTGCCGCTGCGACACGCAAGAAAACCGTTGCCAAATAACAGCGGGGAATTCAATAATCCGGGGACTTGAGAGAGATTTCTCCCTCCTTCCCCCTCTTAAAGGCATTTTATGAATTTTGAAGTATTTCCTTTGATCATCGGCTGGGAACTGACCCTCGAATGCAATATGCGGTGCAAACATTGCGGTTCCACGGCGGGTGCGAAAAGGCCTAACGAACTGACAACCAAAGAGGCCCTCGATCTCTGCGACCAGTTCCCCGATCTCCTCGTCCAGGAAGTGGATATTACGGGCGGCGAACCGCTCCTGAGAAAAGACTGGACGATTATCGCCGGACATCTCCAGGATCTCGGCATTCCTGTAAACATACTGACGAACGGGCTGGTCATGGACAACGAGATGATCGCGAAGATGAAAGAGCTGGATATAAGGGCGGTGGGCCTGAGCATCGACGGGCTCCGGGAGGTTCACGACCGGTTCCGCAACTACAGGGGCTCATACGAGAAAACGCTGAACGCGGTGCGGCTTATGCAGGAGGCGGGAATCAAGTACAATATCATCACGACCGTAAACAAAGAGAATCTCGACCAGCTCCCTGCGATGCATGATGTCTTCAGGGATCTCGGCGTCCGCCACTGGCGGCTCCAGCCGCTGATTCCGATGGGGCGTGCACTCCAGAACCCCGGTCTCGAACTGAACGACGAGGACATGCTCGCACTCGGGAATTATATCCGGAAGCAGGCCGCAGATCCCGATCCCGTCAAGCCCGATATCATGTGCAGCGACGGGCTGGAGTATGTCAAACCCGGCATCGGCGGACCGTGGAGANNNNNNNNNNNNNNNNNNNNNNNNNNNNNNNNNNNNNNNNNNNNNNNNNNNNNNNNNNNNNNNNNNNNNNNNNNNNNNNNNNNNNNNNNNNNNNNNNNNNNNNNNNNNNNNNNNNNNNNNNNNNNNNNNNNNNNNNNNNNNNNNNNNNNNNNNNNNNNNNNNNNNNNNNNNNNNNNNNNNNNNNNNNNNNNNNNNNNNNNNNNNNNNNNNNNNNGCGAAAAACTGGGAGACTGCCAGGGCGGGTGCTCTTCGAGTTCTTATACGGGAACGGGGATATTTCACAACGATCCCGTGTGCTATTTCAGGGCCGCCAGGACCGAACAGAACGCGGACAAATTCACATAAAAATCCTTTTTCCCCCGGCGGGCAGAATAGTTTATACTGGTTCTTATGAGGGATGATATCACCATATGCAGATCGCGAAGGATTCTGTACGGGATTTTTCTTTCTGCATTTATTCTTTCGGCGACGGGTATTTTTCTGCCGGTTCTTGCCGACGACAGCCTTTCGCCTATACGTGCCGAATATTCATCCGGCGAGATAACGATTCTCAGCGATGAGGCACGGGAGACAGCAAACGAATCCCTGAACGCCATCGCCACCATTCCAGTGGGTGAACGGACTTTTGAGAATACTGTCG
This genomic stretch from Methanolacinia paynteri harbors:
- a CDS encoding radical SAM protein codes for the protein MNFEVFPLIIGWELTLECNMRCKHCGSTAGAKRPNELTTKEALDLCDQFPDLLVQEVDITGGEPLLRKDWTIIAGHLQDLGIPVNILTNGLVMDNEMIAKMKELDIRAVGLSIDGLREVHDRFRNYRGSYEKTLNAVRLMQEAGIKYNIITTVNKENLDQLPAMHDVFRDLGVRHWRLQPLIPMGRALQNPGLELNDEDMLALGNYIRKQAADPDPVKPDIMCSDGLEYVKPGIGGPWR